The following proteins are encoded in a genomic region of Diabrotica virgifera virgifera chromosome 1, PGI_DIABVI_V3a:
- the LOC114330042 gene encoding dihydropteridine reductase, whose translation MSYAGRVIVYGGRGALGAKCISHFKANNFWVGSIDLAENAEADVNILVKREDSLQDQETSILSSVNSSLNGSKLDGIFCVAGGWAGGNASKDLVKNSELMWNQSVCSSLIAASLAAQCLKEGGIIQLTGAKAALDATPGMIGYGLAKAAVHHLTKSLSQKDGGLPNNAVAVAILPVTLDTPMNRKWMPKADFSTWTPLEFVADLFIRWASGKDRPQSGSLLKLETTNHQTDVTPA comes from the exons ATGTCTTACGCCGGACGTGTAATCGTTTATGGAGGTAGAGGAGCCCTCGGCGCTAAATGTATATCACATTTTAAAGCAAATAATTTC TGGGTAGGATCTATAGATTTAGCCGAAAATGCAGAGGCAGATGTAAACATTTTAGTGAAGAGGGAAGATAGTCTTCAAGATCAG GAAACATCAATCCTATCTTCAGTTAATTCCTCATTAAATGGTTCCAAACTGGATGGAATATTTTGTGTTGCTGGTGGATGGGCTGGAGGAAATGCTTCTAAAG ATCTAGTAAAAAATTCTGAACTGATGTGGAATCAAAGTGTTTGCAGTTCTCTCATAGCTGCCTCTCTTGCAGCACAGTGTTTGAAAGAAGGTGGTATTATTCAATTAACCGGGGCTAAAGCTGCATTGGATGCTACTCCAG GTATGATTGGATATGGCCTAGCCAAAGCTGCAGTACATCACTTAACTAAATCCTTGTCCCAGAAAGACGGTGGTCTGCCAAACAATGCAGTAGCAGTGGCCATTTTACCTGTGACTTTGGACACACCTATGAACAGAAAATGGATGCCAAAAGCTGACTTTTCTACCTGGACACCCTTGGAATTTGTTGCAGA cttATTCATAAGATGGGCTTCAGGAAAAGATAGACCTCAGAGTGGCAGTTTGTTGAAACTTGAAACCACTAACCACCAAACAGATGTTACACCTGCTTAA